From the Sphingomonas mesophila genome, one window contains:
- a CDS encoding inositol monophosphatase family protein — protein MVSHSGLITVMQRAARKAAPRLRRDFGEVEQLQVSRKGPADFVSMADKRVEATLIDELRNARPDWGLLTEESGEIEGNPDKPRWIVDPIDGTTNFLHGVPHFAISIAVEDRRPGSKPEISHGLVYQPVTDESFWAEKGRGAWLQDRRLRVSSRRFLDEALIATGLPHNGRGDVGSWSRIYAAIAPEVCGVRRMGSAALDLAWVAAGRFDGFWEDDLDVWDTAAGVLLVKEAGGFVTDYRGADQSFERRQYLAANGDLHSKLHKRLAGALRQS, from the coding sequence ATGGTCTCTCACTCCGGCCTGATTACCGTGATGCAGCGGGCTGCGCGCAAAGCGGCGCCGCGGCTTAGGCGCGACTTCGGTGAGGTCGAGCAGCTTCAGGTCTCCAGGAAGGGCCCGGCCGACTTCGTATCGATGGCCGACAAGCGCGTGGAAGCGACGCTCATCGACGAGCTTCGCAACGCGCGCCCCGACTGGGGGCTGCTGACCGAGGAATCGGGCGAGATCGAGGGCAATCCCGACAAACCGCGGTGGATCGTCGATCCGATCGACGGAACCACCAATTTCCTGCACGGCGTTCCGCATTTCGCGATCTCGATCGCGGTGGAGGATCGGCGCCCAGGCTCCAAGCCGGAGATCAGCCACGGCCTGGTATACCAGCCGGTGACAGACGAAAGCTTTTGGGCGGAGAAGGGCCGTGGCGCATGGCTCCAGGACCGGCGCCTACGCGTGTCGTCGCGCCGCTTCCTCGACGAGGCGCTGATCGCGACGGGCCTGCCCCACAACGGCCGCGGCGATGTCGGCAGCTGGAGCCGGATCTACGCGGCAATCGCCCCGGAAGTGTGCGGAGTCCGCCGCATGGGCTCGGCCGCGCTCGACCTCGCCTGGGTTGCGGCGGGTCGCTTCGACGGTTTTTGGGAGGACGATCTCGACGTTTGGGATACCGCCGCCGGCGTCCTGCTGGTCAAGGAAGCCGGTGGGTTCGTAACCGATTATCGCGGCGCCGATCAGAGCTTCGAGCGCCGCCAGTATCTTGCCGCCAATGGCGACCTCCACAGCAAGCTTCACAAACGGCTTGCCGGGGCGCTTCGCCAGTCCTGA
- a CDS encoding M23 family metallopeptidase, whose product MRTIGAVTVTAVLVSAFWIFFYNIRTAPGATDGRVAPAGDKGRVEAGAGNVTVAEGVVVGPSGLAIPVAGVSAQELVDTFTQARAGGARVHDAIDIMAAEGTPVVAAAAGTVEKLFNSKGGGGITAYVRSPDGQWIYYYAHLQRYAPGLAEGQKIERGAPIGFVGYTGNANPAGPHLHFAIHRMAPGEAWHEGSPINPYPLLAGKAVSR is encoded by the coding sequence ATGAGGACGATCGGCGCGGTCACCGTCACGGCGGTGCTGGTCAGCGCCTTCTGGATTTTCTTCTACAATATCCGGACCGCGCCGGGTGCGACGGACGGACGAGTCGCACCGGCCGGCGACAAGGGGAGGGTCGAGGCCGGCGCAGGCAACGTCACGGTGGCGGAGGGTGTCGTCGTCGGCCCCTCGGGCTTGGCCATTCCGGTAGCGGGGGTATCGGCCCAGGAACTGGTCGACACCTTCACGCAGGCTCGTGCCGGCGGCGCCCGCGTCCATGACGCAATCGATATCATGGCCGCGGAGGGTACGCCGGTGGTCGCGGCGGCCGCCGGGACCGTCGAGAAGCTGTTCAACTCGAAGGGCGGCGGCGGGATCACGGCCTACGTCCGCTCCCCCGACGGACAGTGGATCTATTACTATGCCCATCTCCAGCGCTACGCGCCCGGCCTCGCCGAGGGGCAGAAGATCGAGCGCGGAGCACCGATCGGCTTTGTCGGCTACACTGGCAACGCCAACCCGGCCGGGCCGCACCTTCACTTCGCAATCCATCGCATGGCGCCCGGCGAGGCGTGGCACGAGGGCAGCCCGATCAATCCCTATCCGCTGCTTGCCGGGAAGGCGGTCAGCCGCTAG
- a CDS encoding L,D-transpeptidase family protein produces MPPGTPGSPIDGTLFHAQVLMSAHGFSPGVIDGKKGESFRLALRSFQESRGLKVSGELDPETRRALLEASRPSTVMVKLTPDDVGGKFVYPFPEQPEAQAELDFLAYRNMLERLAERYHTTPDTIVALNGGDKRIGVGQMLRLPNVAVSGGDYSGVQGNGANVMRVLNIDPNQPQGDYVVVDKSDGVLKVYSGEVPSEGGKRASSDNQGKGASKLVAAFPVTMGSAKYPLPIGRWKATTYAFLPPFKYQPEILNNPKSDQELDLPPGPNGPVGVAWLDLTKEHYGIHGTNEPQTIGRAESSGCIRMTNWDVLRLSRMLKPGFTAIFQA; encoded by the coding sequence GTGCCGCCTGGAACGCCCGGATCGCCGATCGACGGGACGCTGTTTCATGCCCAGGTGCTGATGAGCGCGCACGGCTTCTCTCCCGGCGTGATCGACGGGAAAAAGGGCGAGAGCTTCCGCTTGGCGCTGCGCAGCTTCCAGGAATCGCGCGGGCTGAAGGTCAGCGGCGAGCTCGATCCCGAGACGCGCCGAGCCCTGCTCGAGGCCAGCCGTCCCTCGACCGTGATGGTCAAGCTGACGCCCGACGATGTCGGCGGCAAGTTCGTCTACCCGTTCCCCGAGCAGCCGGAGGCGCAGGCCGAGCTCGACTTCCTCGCCTATCGCAACATGCTCGAGCGGCTGGCCGAGCGCTACCATACCACCCCGGACACGATCGTCGCGCTCAACGGCGGCGACAAGAGGATCGGCGTCGGCCAGATGTTGCGCCTCCCCAACGTCGCGGTGAGCGGCGGCGATTATTCGGGCGTCCAGGGCAATGGCGCGAATGTCATGCGGGTGCTGAACATCGACCCGAACCAGCCGCAGGGCGATTACGTCGTAGTCGACAAGAGCGACGGCGTGCTGAAGGTCTATAGCGGTGAAGTCCCGTCGGAAGGCGGGAAGCGCGCGTCCAGCGATAATCAGGGCAAGGGCGCGAGCAAGCTCGTGGCCGCCTTCCCGGTCACCATGGGCTCGGCCAAATATCCGCTCCCGATCGGGCGCTGGAAAGCGACGACCTACGCCTTCCTGCCGCCATTCAAATATCAGCCGGAAATCCTCAACAACCCCAAGAGCGACCAGGAACTCGATCTTCCGCCGGGTCCCAATGGCCCGGTCGGCGTCGCCTGGCTTGACCTCACCAAGGAGCATTACGGGATCCACGGCACCAACGAGCCGCAGACCATCGGCCGCGCCGAATCGTCGGGCTGCATTCGGATGACCAATTGGGATGTGCTACGGTTGTCGCGGATGCTGAAGCCGGGATTCACGGCGATCTTCCAGGCATGA
- a CDS encoding O-antigen ligase family protein has protein sequence MSGQRLLGWVGPAYLFACLVLGGSAQGIWTNLVLQLVALVMLTWVFAFGRPLAERPERRLSWLVGVGAGLVALQLLPLPPALWSALPGRDTIVDGFALIGLGLPWMPFSVAPEATISAALALLPPLAMLFWILRGPCQGWTWLVVATLAAAGVSIMVALWQAGSSAPWYPYRHSSLGAATGLFANSNHLASLMLCAVPLLAAIGADLLSSRESKVAGQRAAIATALLLCAAALVGGILLNGSLAVVLLGGPMLLASALLLFPASAGRASWTIVTAGCVALVVGGALIASGALSLERWSGQGSIAERIEILRASLTLAGTYAPWGSGFGTFPAVYRLFEDPQAVKAVFVNHVHNDLLELIIETGVIGSAWFAALLWWWVSRALYHWRSPTASAAAKAFTLVSCGLLLHSLVDFPLRTPGLAALFATALAVMASRATPAIGPKPRHLTLDDL, from the coding sequence ATGAGCGGGCAGCGATTGCTCGGGTGGGTCGGCCCTGCCTATCTTTTCGCCTGCCTTGTTCTTGGCGGAAGCGCGCAGGGGATATGGACCAATCTCGTCCTCCAGCTCGTGGCGCTAGTCATGCTGACGTGGGTATTTGCGTTCGGCCGGCCCCTGGCCGAGCGGCCCGAGCGGCGCCTGTCGTGGCTGGTCGGCGTGGGTGCCGGTCTGGTTGCGCTGCAGCTTTTGCCGCTCCCGCCGGCACTGTGGAGCGCGCTGCCCGGACGGGACACGATCGTGGACGGCTTCGCGCTGATTGGACTGGGGTTGCCGTGGATGCCATTTTCGGTCGCTCCGGAAGCGACGATCTCGGCCGCGCTCGCTCTATTGCCTCCGCTGGCCATGCTGTTCTGGATTCTGCGTGGGCCTTGCCAAGGTTGGACTTGGCTGGTCGTCGCAACGCTGGCCGCAGCGGGTGTGTCGATCATGGTGGCCTTGTGGCAGGCCGGAAGCAGCGCGCCCTGGTATCCTTACCGCCACTCAAGCCTCGGTGCCGCCACCGGCTTGTTTGCCAATAGCAACCACCTTGCATCGCTGATGTTGTGCGCGGTGCCGCTGCTGGCGGCGATCGGTGCCGACCTTTTAAGCAGCCGGGAGTCGAAGGTGGCCGGGCAGCGCGCCGCAATCGCCACCGCCTTGTTGTTGTGCGCAGCCGCCCTGGTTGGCGGAATTCTTCTGAACGGTTCGCTCGCGGTGGTGCTCCTTGGCGGACCAATGCTGCTGGCATCAGCCTTGCTCCTATTTCCGGCATCAGCCGGCCGGGCAAGCTGGACAATTGTCACCGCCGGATGCGTCGCACTTGTCGTTGGCGGCGCGTTGATAGCAAGTGGCGCGCTCAGCCTTGAGCGGTGGAGCGGTCAGGGTTCAATTGCTGAGCGGATCGAAATCCTCCGCGCCAGCCTGACTCTTGCGGGAACCTATGCGCCGTGGGGCAGCGGGTTCGGGACGTTCCCAGCGGTGTATCGGTTGTTCGAAGATCCGCAGGCAGTGAAAGCGGTCTTCGTCAATCACGTTCATAACGACTTGCTTGAGCTGATCATCGAGACGGGCGTGATCGGGTCTGCCTGGTTCGCGGCCCTCCTTTGGTGGTGGGTAAGCCGCGCATTATACCACTGGCGCAGTCCAACGGCATCGGCCGCAGCGAAGGCGTTTACCCTCGTCTCCTGTGGCCTGCTTCTACATTCGCTGGTGGATTTTCCGCTTCGCACGCCGGGGCTTGCGGCCCTCTTCGCGACGGCGCTTGCCGTCATGGCATCGCGCGCGACTCCGGCGATCGGCCCGAAGCCGCGCCACCTGACCCTCGACGATCTCTAG
- a CDS encoding PqqD family protein, whose protein sequence is MSDTKYTRAAPLLEAEIDDEIVGLDREQGKVFGFNGVASEVWRLLAQPQSLAQLCARLQETYSVDAAQCEEDVTGLIEQLSDMGLVRRVEG, encoded by the coding sequence ATGTCCGACACCAAGTACACACGCGCTGCCCCCTTGCTCGAAGCGGAGATCGATGACGAGATCGTCGGTCTGGACAGAGAGCAGGGCAAGGTGTTCGGCTTCAACGGCGTGGCGAGTGAAGTGTGGCGATTGCTCGCTCAGCCGCAATCGCTCGCGCAGCTGTGCGCGCGGCTCCAAGAGACATACTCGGTCGATGCCGCGCAATGCGAGGAGGACGTGACCGGCCTCATCGAGCAATTGTCCGACATGGGGCTCGTCCGACGGGTGGAGGGCTGA
- a CDS encoding asparagine synthase-related protein: MALTAIAGFVGPRLGDYGPESRCAAATRGLRTFGAVCTSRELEDASFGSAGPPTGGNGSLAVADGAGLLVALDGRIDNLGEVQRSIGIEGSASASVTLARAWLNYRDELLDRLVGEYAIAIYDSRKRELWLARDPSGYRPLHYAGLGGGVGFATMPSGILAMDRRSPDLTRLALYACGGPLKSEDSFWESIFQVPSGSVICFQYGNAERSRDLLAFPDKADLDWPELAEGLRKRIDTAVDRSIASAGPLVGGHLSSGFDSSAIVAVAASRLRPDQRLIAFTAAPAEGARLLIPRGRNGDESALACQTARMAGVEHVIIRSRARLLPSIRGLAHYFERPAPAQFSFPWWREISDSLAQRGARVVLTAGQGNATISYGGLGALGEYLRRGQLLSWYQEARQVRRNEPVRRRGVLFNSSEFLLPDGISSWLLDKANGINLASHNFVRTEWNSAARALASGRREELPPRLALIRGFDAGMRNRGMYALTGIEERDPTIDRELMDFAFSMPPEAHLRAGRYKPLLREILKEQVPAAVLNNRLRGASGADWYELINPQDCRDAIDEMRQSPSASELFDLPEIERAVDNWPEFDPAQAAKLGGFGRRISRALSIGLFLAETDRYPLGRART, translated from the coding sequence GTGGCGCTGACGGCAATCGCTGGCTTCGTCGGCCCGCGCCTCGGGGATTACGGTCCGGAATCGCGTTGCGCCGCAGCAACTCGTGGGCTGCGTACGTTCGGAGCCGTATGCACCAGTCGCGAACTTGAAGATGCATCGTTTGGCTCTGCGGGGCCGCCGACCGGCGGCAACGGATCGCTCGCAGTTGCTGATGGCGCAGGACTGCTCGTCGCGCTTGACGGACGAATTGACAATCTTGGCGAAGTGCAGCGCTCGATCGGGATTGAGGGATCGGCGTCCGCATCCGTCACTCTAGCGCGAGCGTGGCTCAACTATCGCGACGAGCTGCTCGACCGGCTGGTCGGCGAATATGCAATTGCAATCTATGACTCGCGGAAGCGCGAACTTTGGCTGGCGCGCGACCCTTCGGGCTACCGGCCGCTACATTATGCGGGTTTGGGCGGCGGCGTTGGCTTCGCCACTATGCCATCCGGCATCCTCGCGATGGATCGGCGAAGTCCCGACCTGACGCGACTTGCACTCTACGCTTGCGGCGGACCGCTCAAGAGCGAAGACTCCTTCTGGGAAAGCATTTTCCAAGTCCCTTCCGGCAGCGTCATCTGCTTTCAATATGGCAATGCTGAGCGTTCGCGCGATCTGCTTGCGTTTCCGGACAAGGCGGACCTTGACTGGCCAGAGCTGGCCGAGGGACTGCGAAAGCGTATCGATACCGCCGTCGATCGCAGCATCGCGAGCGCAGGACCGCTGGTCGGAGGGCACCTATCGTCCGGTTTCGACAGCAGTGCGATTGTTGCCGTCGCCGCGTCGCGTCTTCGGCCTGACCAGCGCCTGATTGCGTTCACTGCCGCACCGGCAGAGGGTGCGCGGCTGCTGATACCTCGCGGCCGCAACGGCGACGAGTCCGCCCTCGCCTGCCAAACGGCGCGGATGGCAGGGGTGGAACACGTCATCATTCGCTCGCGAGCGAGACTCTTGCCCTCTATTCGCGGCCTGGCACACTACTTCGAACGGCCCGCGCCGGCCCAGTTCAGTTTCCCGTGGTGGCGAGAGATCAGCGACTCGCTTGCGCAGCGCGGAGCACGGGTCGTGCTGACGGCCGGCCAGGGAAACGCCACCATATCCTACGGCGGATTGGGCGCGCTCGGCGAGTACCTTCGCCGAGGCCAACTCCTGTCATGGTACCAGGAAGCGAGGCAAGTCCGCCGGAACGAGCCGGTGCGACGCCGCGGAGTCCTCTTCAATTCTTCCGAGTTCCTGCTGCCTGACGGCATCTCCTCCTGGCTTCTCGACAAAGCAAACGGCATCAATCTGGCCTCCCACAACTTTGTCCGTACTGAGTGGAACAGTGCTGCGCGCGCTTTGGCTTCCGGCCGCCGAGAGGAACTGCCTCCCCGTTTGGCGCTGATTCGCGGGTTCGACGCCGGCATGCGCAATCGTGGCATGTACGCCCTGACCGGTATTGAGGAGCGCGATCCAACGATCGATCGCGAGTTGATGGATTTTGCCTTTTCGATGCCGCCGGAGGCACACCTGCGTGCGGGCCGATACAAGCCTTTGCTTCGGGAGATATTGAAAGAACAGGTCCCAGCGGCGGTGCTCAACAATCGCCTGCGGGGGGCAAGCGGCGCGGACTGGTATGAGCTGATCAATCCGCAGGACTGCCGCGATGCGATTGATGAAATGCGGCAAAGCCCCTCGGCGAGCGAATTGTTCGACTTGCCTGAGATCGAACGCGCGGTCGACAACTGGCCGGAGTTCGACCCCGCCCAAGCAGCGAAACTCGGCGGCTTCGGGCGGCGCATCTCCCGAGCGCTTTCGATCGGCCTGTTCTTGGCGGAGACCGATCGCTATCCGTTAGGCAGGGCGCGCACGTAG
- the ndhC gene encoding NADH-quinone oxidoreductase subunit A, whose product MADVAAGYLPILLFLGIALALSAGFVFLPMLVSRLTGAQNPTAEKLSEYECGFPAFEDSRAQFDVRFYLVAILFIVFDLEAAFLFPWAVTLDETGWVGWAAMMVFLAELGLGLAYAWKKGALEWE is encoded by the coding sequence TTGGCCGACGTCGCCGCCGGATATCTGCCGATCCTGCTGTTCCTCGGCATTGCGCTCGCGCTGTCGGCGGGGTTTGTGTTCCTGCCGATGCTGGTGTCGCGCCTTACCGGGGCGCAAAACCCGACCGCCGAAAAGCTGAGCGAATATGAATGCGGCTTCCCGGCGTTTGAGGACAGCCGGGCGCAGTTCGACGTGCGCTTCTACCTCGTGGCCATCCTGTTCATCGTGTTCGACCTCGAAGCGGCCTTCCTGTTCCCGTGGGCGGTGACGCTTGACGAGACCGGCTGGGTCGGCTGGGCGGCGATGATGGTGTTCCTCGCTGAGCTCGGCCTTGGCCTGGCTTATGCGTGGAAGAAGGGGGCACTCGAATGGGAGTGA
- the efp gene encoding elongation factor P produces the protein MKISGVDIRPGNIIEYEGGIWRAVKIQHTQPGKGGAYMQVEMKNLIDGRKTNVRFRSAETVERVRLDTKDFQFLFADGSDLTFMDKETYEQITLPRDTLGDAAAFLQDGMDVVMELHDEKPISVQLPDTVEATIVEADAVVKGQTASSSYKPAILDNGVRVMVPPHISAGTKIVVDVYEQTYVRRAD, from the coding sequence ATGAAGATCAGCGGCGTGGACATTCGTCCCGGCAACATCATCGAATATGAAGGCGGCATCTGGCGCGCGGTGAAGATCCAGCATACCCAGCCGGGCAAGGGCGGCGCCTACATGCAGGTCGAGATGAAGAACCTCATCGACGGCCGCAAGACCAACGTCCGCTTCCGCAGCGCCGAAACGGTCGAGCGCGTGCGGCTGGACACCAAGGATTTCCAGTTCCTGTTCGCCGACGGCTCGGACCTGACCTTCATGGACAAGGAAACCTACGAGCAGATCACGCTTCCGCGCGACACGCTCGGGGACGCTGCCGCCTTCCTACAGGACGGCATGGACGTGGTCATGGAACTCCACGACGAAAAGCCGATCAGCGTCCAGCTGCCCGATACGGTCGAAGCCACGATCGTCGAGGCCGACGCGGTGGTGAAAGGCCAGACCGCCAGCTCGAGCTACAAGCCGGCGATCCTCGACAACGGCGTGCGCGTCATGGTTCCGCCGCATATTAGCGCCGGTACAAAGATCGTCGTCGACGTCTACGAACAGACCTACGTCCGCCGGGCGGACTGA
- a CDS encoding NuoB/complex I 20 kDa subunit family protein, translating to MEERQRLEAMRRELDEKGFAVASVEDLVHWARTGSLWWMTFGLACCAVEMIHVNMPRYDLERFGVAPRASPRQSDVMIVAGTLCNKMAPALRKVYDQMSEPKYVISMGSCANGGGYYHYSYSVVRGCDRIVPVDIYVPGCPPTAEALLYGIMQLQRKIRREGTIER from the coding sequence ATGGAGGAGCGCCAGCGGCTGGAAGCGATGCGCCGCGAGCTCGACGAGAAGGGCTTCGCCGTCGCCAGCGTCGAGGACCTTGTCCACTGGGCGCGGACCGGCTCGCTGTGGTGGATGACCTTTGGCCTCGCCTGCTGCGCGGTCGAGATGATTCACGTCAACATGCCGCGCTACGACCTCGAACGCTTTGGAGTGGCTCCGCGCGCCTCGCCGCGCCAGAGCGACGTAATGATCGTTGCCGGCACGCTGTGCAACAAGATGGCCCCGGCACTGCGCAAGGTCTACGACCAGATGAGCGAGCCCAAATACGTCATCTCGATGGGTAGCTGCGCCAATGGCGGCGGTTACTATCATTACAGTTACTCGGTCGTGCGCGGCTGCGACCGGATCGTGCCGGTCGATATCTACGTTCCCGGCTGCCCGCCGACCGCCGAGGCGCTGCTTTACGGGATCATGCAGCTGCAGCGGAAAATCCGCCGCGAGGGGACGATCGAGCGGTGA